Proteins encoded together in one Ictidomys tridecemlineatus isolate mIctTri1 chromosome 3, mIctTri1.hap1, whole genome shotgun sequence window:
- the Hes1 gene encoding transcription factor HES-1 isoform X1 encodes MPADIMEKNSSSPVAATPASVNTTPDKPKTASEHRKSSKPIMEKRRRARINESLSQLKTLILDALKKDSSRHSKLEKADILEMTVKHLRNLQRAQMTAALSTDPSVLGKYRAGFSECMNEVTRFLSTCEGVNTEVRTRLLGHLANCMTQINAMTYPGQPHPALQAPPPPPPGPGGPQHAPFAPPPPLVPIPGGAAPPPGGAPCKLGSQAGEAAKVFGGFQVVPAPDGQFAFLIPNGAFAHSGPVIPVYTSNSGTSVGPNAVSPSSGSSLTADSMWRPWRN; translated from the exons atgccagccgatataatggagaaaaattcCTCGTCCCCGGTGGCTGCTACCCCAGCCAGTGTCAACACGACACCGGATAAACCAAAGACAGCATCTGAGCACAGAAAG TCATCCAAACCTATCATGGAGAAAAGACGAAGAGCAAGAATAAATGAAAGTCTGAGCCAACTGAAAACGCTGATTTTGGATGCCCTTAAAAAAGAT AGCTCCCGGCATTCCAAGCTGGAGAAGGCGGACATTCTGGAAATGACAGTGAAGCACCTCCGGAACCTGCAGCGGGCGCAGATGACTG CTGCGCTGAGCACAGACCCGAGCGTGCTGGGGAAGTACCGCGCCGGCTTCAGCGAGTGCATGAACGAGGTGACCCGCTTCCTGTCCACGTGCGAGGGCGTTAACACCGAGGTACGCACTCGGCTGCTCGGCCACCTGGCCAACTGCATGACCCAGATCAACGCCATGACCTACCCTGGGCAGCCGCATCCCGCCTTGCAGGCGCCGCCACCGCCCCCGCCAGGACCCGGCGGCCCCCAGCACGCGCCGTtcgcgccgccgccgccacttGTGCCCATCCCCGGAGGTGCGGCGCCCCCTCCCGGCGGCGCACCCTGCAAGCTGGGCAGCCAGGCTGGAGAGGCGGCCAAGGTGTTTGGTGGCTTCCAGGTGGTGCCAGCTCCTGACGGCCAATTTGCCTTCCTCATCCCCAATGGGGCCTTCGCGCACAGCGGCCCAGTCATCCCGGTCTACACCAGCAACAGTGGGACCTCAGTGGGTCCCAACGCAGTGTCTCCTTCCAGCGGCTCCTCGCTCACGGCGGACTCCATGTGGAGGCCGTGGCGGAACTGA
- the Hes1 gene encoding transcription factor HES-1 isoform X2, which translates to MNEVTRFLSTCEGVNTEVRTRLLGHLANCMTQINAMTYPGQPHPALQAPPPPPPGPGGPQHAPFAPPPPLVPIPGGAAPPPGGAPCKLGSQAGEAAKVFGGFQVVPAPDGQFAFLIPNGAFAHSGPVIPVYTSNSGTSVGPNAVSPSSGSSLTADSMWRPWRN; encoded by the coding sequence ATGAACGAGGTGACCCGCTTCCTGTCCACGTGCGAGGGCGTTAACACCGAGGTACGCACTCGGCTGCTCGGCCACCTGGCCAACTGCATGACCCAGATCAACGCCATGACCTACCCTGGGCAGCCGCATCCCGCCTTGCAGGCGCCGCCACCGCCCCCGCCAGGACCCGGCGGCCCCCAGCACGCGCCGTtcgcgccgccgccgccacttGTGCCCATCCCCGGAGGTGCGGCGCCCCCTCCCGGCGGCGCACCCTGCAAGCTGGGCAGCCAGGCTGGAGAGGCGGCCAAGGTGTTTGGTGGCTTCCAGGTGGTGCCAGCTCCTGACGGCCAATTTGCCTTCCTCATCCCCAATGGGGCCTTCGCGCACAGCGGCCCAGTCATCCCGGTCTACACCAGCAACAGTGGGACCTCAGTGGGTCCCAACGCAGTGTCTCCTTCCAGCGGCTCCTCGCTCACGGCGGACTCCATGTGGAGGCCGTGGCGGAACTGA